In the genome of Eggerthella sp. YY7918, one region contains:
- a CDS encoding NAD(P)/FAD-dependent oxidoreductase, protein MSRIDTDIVIVGAGPAGIFCALALLEGGFTGRITMVDKGLAVEDRVCPKQSGGPCVGCEPCRITTGFSGAGAFSDGKLSLSVEVGGDLPELIGRDVAQAAIEEVDSIYLSFGADEHVEGAERNAEVDDIRRRAIKAGLKLVDCPLRHLGTEKARELYARIERHLEEAGVDVRFRTECTQVLIEDGVCAGVVVQTSEGPCEVHAHQTVVATGRRGADWLDRMCRQHGIDHGPGPVDIGVRVEVRNEIMETVNDVLYEGKLVGYPLPFKNKVRTFCQNPGGFVSQENYDGDLAVVNGHSYKEHKSQNTNLAVLCSQNFSEPFDQPISYAQKVGELTNMLGDGHILVQRFGDILDGKRTWTEELRQSNVTPTLPDAVAGDITAAMPYRAMTNIINFILAVDEVVPGFASRETLLYSPELKFYSNRVKMDTQFQTSVQGLCCLGDSSGWTRGLMMASVMGYLAGRSMIERL, encoded by the coding sequence TACGGACATTGTTATTGTGGGCGCAGGCCCTGCGGGGATATTCTGCGCACTCGCGCTGCTTGAGGGCGGCTTTACGGGGCGTATCACGATGGTCGATAAAGGATTGGCCGTCGAAGATCGCGTGTGTCCCAAGCAATCTGGCGGCCCGTGCGTAGGATGTGAACCCTGCCGCATTACAACAGGGTTTTCAGGTGCGGGCGCCTTTTCAGATGGAAAGCTTTCGCTGTCGGTAGAGGTGGGCGGCGATTTGCCCGAACTGATTGGTCGCGATGTTGCGCAGGCGGCCATTGAAGAAGTTGACAGCATCTACCTGTCGTTTGGCGCGGATGAGCATGTAGAGGGGGCGGAGCGCAACGCCGAGGTGGACGACATCCGTCGTCGCGCTATCAAGGCGGGTCTCAAACTGGTTGACTGTCCGCTGCGTCATCTTGGCACCGAAAAGGCGCGTGAGCTGTACGCACGCATCGAACGCCACCTTGAAGAGGCGGGCGTGGATGTGCGGTTTCGTACCGAATGCACCCAGGTGCTCATTGAGGACGGCGTATGCGCGGGCGTTGTGGTGCAGACCTCCGAAGGGCCGTGCGAAGTGCACGCGCATCAGACGGTAGTTGCTACGGGGCGACGGGGTGCCGACTGGCTCGATAGGATGTGCCGCCAGCATGGTATCGACCATGGGCCGGGGCCGGTGGATATCGGCGTGCGGGTGGAAGTGCGTAACGAGATTATGGAGACGGTCAACGACGTGCTCTACGAGGGCAAGCTTGTGGGCTATCCTTTGCCGTTCAAAAACAAGGTGCGTACGTTTTGTCAAAACCCCGGCGGCTTTGTGAGCCAGGAAAACTACGACGGCGATCTTGCCGTGGTCAACGGGCATTCCTATAAAGAGCACAAGTCCCAAAACACCAATTTGGCCGTTCTCTGTTCCCAAAACTTTTCAGAGCCCTTCGATCAACCTATTTCGTATGCCCAGAAGGTGGGAGAGTTGACCAATATGCTGGGCGACGGCCATATTCTTGTGCAGCGCTTCGGCGACATTTTGGACGGCAAACGTACGTGGACCGAAGAACTTCGTCAGTCGAATGTCACGCCGACGCTTCCCGATGCAGTGGCGGGTGATATTACCGCGGCGATGCCGTATCGCGCCATGACCAATATTATCAACTTTATCTTGGCGGTCGATGAAGTGGTCCCCGGGTTTGCTTCGCGCGAAACACTGCTCTATTCGCCTGAACTTAAGTTCTACAGCAACCGAGTGAAGATGGACACACAGTTCCAAACGAGTGTTCAGGGCCTGTGTTGTTTGGGGGATTCAAGCGGATGGA